From Brassica oleracea var. oleracea cultivar TO1000 chromosome C3, BOL, whole genome shotgun sequence, a single genomic window includes:
- the LOC106330240 gene encoding post-GPI attachment to proteins factor 3-like, with amino-acid sequence MENTMETDMVAMMRRAHGHCQDPASVTFSVLSLAMHFHGWLSFFITLYYKFPLKQDRTVFHTRESSTHYFYHPQSSGDLSLWFLRDVDIIKRLDYSSAIAVLGFSLIISILRTFDVRVEAARVMVSAPVLALVTTHVLYINFYKLDYGWNIIACVAMGVAQLFLWARWAAVSRHPSIWKLWVVVIA; translated from the exons ATGGAGAATACCATG GAAACGGATATGGTAGCCATGATGAGAAGAGCTCATGGTCATTGTCAGGACCCTGCTTCTGTTACTTTCTCTGTGCTAAGCCTAGCGATGCATTTCCATGGCTGGCTCTCCTTCTTCATTACACTATACTATAAATTTCCTCTCAAACAAGATAGGACGG TTTTCCACACTCGGGAATCATCTACACATTACTTTTACCATCCACAATCTTCTGGTGATCTGTCTCTATGGTTTCTCAGGGATGTTGACATCATAAAGAGGTTAGACTACTCATCTGCAATAGCCGTTCTCGGATTCTCACTCATCATATCCATCCTAAGAACCTTTGATGTTCGGGTGGAGGCTGCAAGAGTCATGGTATCCGCTCCAGTACTAGCTTTAGTCACCACCCACGTACTGTACATTAACTTCTACAAACTTGACTATG GTTGGAACATCATTGCGTGTGTGGCCATGGGAGTCGCTCAGCTTTTCCTATGGGCAAGATGGGCAGCTGTTTCTAGGCATCCTTCTATTTGGAAACTGTGGGTGGTTGTGATAGCTTAA
- the LOC106333107 gene encoding cytochrome P450 72A15-like has translation METLLTSLAMVVVLWWIWRIVEWVWVKPKMLESYLRKQGLVGTRYTPLVGDVRRSFSMLKEARSRPMKPTDDLISLVMPYSFQMLNTYGNTLFTWLGPVPSITIMNPRLIKEVYNKVYDFPKTHTFPLLALITDGLANADGDKWAKHRRIINPAFHFEKIKNMVPTFHQCCREVVCEWEKLVSDKGSSCEVDVWPWIVNLTGDVISRTAFGSSYKEGQRIFILQEELAKLIMQALGKNYIPGYRHIPTRNATRIKTIVREIQVILKGIISKRDKARKAGETQSDDLLDLLLVSNSGETKGKGLTTEEIIEDCKLFYFAGQETTSVLLTWTMVLLSQHQDWQAWVREEVMQVFGDRDPDLEGIKQLKVMTMILYEVLRLYPPVIQMNRAIHKEIKLGDMAIPAGVQVNIPVLLIHRDTKLWGDDAAEFKPERFKDGISKATKNQVCFLPFGWGPRICIGQNFALLEAKMALALILQRFSFELSPSYVHAPYTVITIHPQFGAHLIINKL, from the exons ATGGAGACATTACTTACATCATTGGCTATGGTTGTTGTATTGTGGTGGATATGGAGAATTGTGGAGTGGGTTTGGGTTAAGCCTAAGATGCTAGAGAGTTACCTCAGAAAACAAGGTCTTGTCGGCACTCGTTACACGCCTCTTGTCGGAGATGTGAGAAGAAGTTTTAGCATGTTGAAGGAAGCAAGATCGAGACCAATGAAACCAACGGATGATCTCATTTCACTTGTCATGCCTTACTCCTTTCAAATGCTCAATACTTACG GAAATACCCTTTTCACATGGTTAGGACCCGTACCATCCATCACAATAATGAATCCACGACTTATCAAAGAAGTGTATAACAAAGTTTATGATTTCCCCAAGACTCACACGTTTCCTTTGCTTGCGTTGATAACTGATGGACTCGCTAATGCTGATGGAGATAAGTGGGCTAAACACCGGAGGATCATCAACCCGGCATTCCACTTTGAGAAGATCAAG AATATGGTCCCTACGTTTCATCAATGTTGCCGCGAGGTTGTGTGCGAGTGGGAAAAGTTAGTTTCAGATAAAGGGTCCTCTTGTGAGGTTGATGTTTGGCCATGGATTGTGAATCTAACCGGGGATGTGATTTCTCGCACCGCTTTCGGTAGCAGCTATAAAGAAGGACAGAGGATATTCATACTACAAGAGGAACTAGCAAAGCTCATCATGCAAGCTCTTGGAAAGAATTACATCCCTGGATATCG GCATATCCCAACAAGGAATGCTACAAGGATAAAGACAATAGTTAGAGAAATCCAAGTTATACTAAAAGGGATCATTAGCAAAAGAGACAAGGCTAGAAAAGCTGGGGAAACACAAAGTGACGATTTGTTGGATCTACTTCTTGTATCAAATTCAGGTGAAACTAAAGGAAAAGGACTGACCACCGAAGAAATTATTGAAGATTGCAAGTTGTTTTATTTCGCGGGACAAGAGACCACTTCAGTGCTTTTGACTTGGACCATGGTTTTGTTAAGCCAACATCAAGACTGGCAAGCTTGGGTGCGAGAGGAAGTGATGCAAGTTTTTGGTGATAGAGACCCCGATCTTGAAGGCATTAAGCAACTCAAAGTT ATGACGATGATTCTTTATGAGGTCCTTAGGCTTTACCCTCCAGTCATCCAGATGAACCGAGCGATCCACAAAGAGATCAAACTAGGCGATATGGCAATACCCGCCGGTGTTCAAGTCAATATACCTGTTCTGCTTATCCATCGTGACACTAAGCTTTGGGGCGATGATGCAGCTGAGTTCAAGCCCGAGAGGTTCAAAGATGGGATCTCAAAGGCAACAAAGAACCAGGTTTGTTTCTTGCCTTTTGGATGGGGACCGAGGATTTGCATCGGTCAGAATTTTGCTCTCTTGGAGGCAAAGATGGCTCTGGCTTTGATTCTACAGAGATTCTCCTTCGAGCTTTCTCCTTCTTACGTGCATGCACCTTACACAGTTATCACTATTCATCCACAGTTTGGTGCTCATCTTATCATAAACAAGCTATGA
- the LOC106328676 gene encoding 60S ribosomal protein L18a-2-like, whose product MVAFRFHQYQVVGRALPTEKDVQPKIYRMKLWATNEVRAKSKFWYFLRKLKKVKKSNGQMLAINEIFEKSPTKIKNYGIWLRYQSRTGYHNMYKEFRDTTLNGAVEQMYTEMASRHRVRFPCIQIIKTATVPASLCKRESTKQFHNSKIKFPLVFRKVRPPTRKLKTTYKASKPNLFM is encoded by the exons ATGGTTGCTTTCCGG TTTCACCAGTATCAAGTGGTTGGGAGAGCCCTCCCTACAGAGAAAGATGTGCAGCCTAAGATCTACAGGATGAAGCTATGGGCTACTAATGAAGTCCGAGCCAAGTCCAAGTTCTG GTACTTCCTGAGGAAGCTCAAGAAGGTTAAGAAGAGCAACGGACAAATGCTTGCCATCAATGAG ATTTTCGAGAAGAGCCCCACGAAGATCAAGAACTACGGTATCTGGCTGCGTTACCAGAGCAGAACTGGGTACCACAACATGTACAAGGAGTTCCGTGACACCACTCTCAACGGTGCGGTGGAGCAGATGTACACTGAGATGGCTTCTCGCCATAGAGTGAGGTTCCCTTGCATTCAGATCATCAAGACCGCTACAGTCCCTGCAAGTCTGTGCAAGAGAGAGAGCACCAAGCAGTTCCATAACTCCAAGATCAAGTTCCCTCTTGTTTTCAGGAAGGTCCGGCCACCGACCAGGAAGCTCAAGACTACTTACAAGGCCTCAAAGCCCAACCTTTTCATGTAA